In Wenyingzhuangia fucanilytica, the following are encoded in one genomic region:
- the uvrC gene encoding excinuclease ABC subunit UvrC, with amino-acid sequence MNQDIKLKITVLPSTPGVYQYFDKDGTIIYVGKAINLKKRVSSYFTKTHDDAKTRILVSKIVDIKHIVVATETDALLLENNLIKKYKPKYNVLLKDDKSYPWICIKKERFPRIFVTRKMIRDGSEYFGPYTSVKTAYALLDLIKELYQIRSCMFDLSAENINTGKFKVCLDYHIKKCKGPCEGLQTESAYNNQITAIRNIIKGNFKDSLKAFESMMHEFAAQMEFEEAQKIKEKMDLLANYQAKSTIISPTINNVDVFSILSDETAGYVNFFKISNGSIIQSHTIEIKKKLDETDKELLELAIIELRERFNSISPEILVPFKVNVGENIKVTVPKQGDKLRVVELSLRNAKYYRQEQFKQVQIVDPERHTKRIMAQMKTDLHLSAEPRHIECFDNSNIQGTNPVAACVVFKDGKPSKKDYRHFNIKSVEGPDDFASMEEAVYRRYKRLLDEDQPLPQLILIDGGKGQLSSALKSLDLLGLRNKIAIIGIAKRLEELFFPDDPIPLYLDKKSETLKILQQLRNEAHRFGITHHRNRRSNAALNSELETIPGIGKQSVESLLQYFKSVKRIKSATIEQLSSVLGNSRAKKLHNFYHKKK; translated from the coding sequence GTGAATCAAGACATCAAACTTAAAATAACCGTTTTACCTTCAACCCCTGGAGTTTATCAATATTTTGATAAAGACGGAACTATTATTTATGTAGGTAAAGCCATCAATTTAAAAAAGCGAGTAAGTAGCTACTTTACCAAAACACATGACGATGCTAAAACACGAATTTTAGTTTCTAAAATTGTAGATATTAAACACATTGTGGTTGCTACAGAAACCGATGCTTTACTGTTAGAAAACAACCTAATAAAAAAATACAAACCCAAGTACAACGTACTTTTAAAAGACGATAAAAGTTACCCTTGGATTTGTATAAAAAAAGAACGTTTTCCTAGAATTTTTGTCACTAGAAAAATGATTCGTGACGGATCGGAATATTTTGGTCCTTACACCAGTGTAAAAACTGCCTATGCCTTGTTAGATTTAATTAAAGAACTCTATCAAATTCGCAGTTGTATGTTCGATTTAAGTGCCGAAAACATCAACACCGGAAAATTTAAAGTTTGTTTAGACTATCACATTAAAAAATGTAAAGGCCCTTGCGAAGGTTTACAAACCGAAAGTGCTTACAACAATCAGATTACTGCTATCAGAAACATTATTAAAGGAAACTTTAAAGATTCTTTAAAAGCTTTTGAAAGCATGATGCATGAATTTGCAGCACAAATGGAATTTGAAGAAGCCCAAAAAATTAAAGAAAAAATGGATTTATTGGCTAACTACCAAGCAAAATCTACCATTATAAGTCCAACCATTAACAATGTAGATGTTTTTTCTATTTTATCTGATGAAACGGCTGGATATGTTAATTTCTTTAAAATTTCTAACGGATCTATCATTCAATCTCACACCATAGAAATTAAGAAAAAATTAGACGAAACAGATAAAGAATTACTAGAACTAGCTATTATAGAGCTTAGAGAAAGGTTCAATTCTATAAGTCCAGAAATCTTAGTTCCTTTTAAAGTAAATGTTGGAGAAAACATAAAAGTAACCGTTCCTAAACAAGGAGATAAATTACGTGTGGTAGAGCTTTCTTTACGCAACGCAAAATATTACAGGCAAGAACAATTTAAACAAGTACAAATTGTAGATCCGGAGAGGCATACCAAAAGAATTATGGCTCAAATGAAAACCGATTTACATTTAAGTGCAGAACCAAGACATATAGAATGTTTTGATAACTCCAACATACAAGGAACCAATCCTGTTGCTGCTTGCGTGGTTTTTAAAGACGGAAAACCAAGCAAAAAAGATTACAGACATTTTAACATTAAATCCGTAGAAGGTCCAGATGATTTTGCTTCTATGGAAGAAGCTGTTTATAGACGTTATAAAAGACTTTTAGACGAAGACCAACCTTTGCCTCAATTAATTTTAATTGACGGTGGTAAAGGACAGTTATCATCAGCCTTGAAAAGTTTAGATCTTTTGGGTTTGCGAAATAAAATCGCCATCATAGGAATTGCAAAAAGGTTGGAAGAATTATTTTTTCCAGACGACCCTATTCCTTTGTATTTAGATAAAAAATCGGAAACACTTAAAATTTTACAACAACTAAGAAACGAAGCGCATCGTTTTGGAATTACACATCACCGAAACAGACGTAGCAATGCAGCTTTAAATTCTGAATTAGAAACTATTCCTGGAATTGGAAAACAAAGTGTAGAAAGTTTGTTACAGTACTTTAAATCTGTAAAAAGAATAAAATCCGCAACAATAGAACAATTAAGTAGTGTTTTAGGCAATTCAAGAGCAAAAAAATTACATAATTTCTACCATAAAAAAAAGTAA
- a CDS encoding patatin-like phospholipase family protein, whose protein sequence is MDSIFKKPKIGLVLSGGGAKGFSHIGVLKAIEKAGLKIDYIGGTSMGAAVGALYATGYSAQQIDSIITSIHFMDMLTDKMDRKYASFFDKKHGEKYLLNLPIKNGKIGLPLALSKGQSTYNKLSELYYPVADINDFSKFPIPFFCVTTNIENGKGIEINSGSLPEAIRSSASLPTLLSPYKIDSLRTVIDGGIADNFPVDIMKKKGVDIIIGVDVQGVLQKPENINSALKVIDQIINFQLYGEEHNKTKEVDIYIHPDVYSYGMVDFDKTRQLITEGEKSAEEFLETFEKLAQQQGTNPKKHTLLNTNNKKYIINEINIEGSDNFTRRYIRGKLNIKPGEKISNVELSNRINYLTQTKNFNSIRYAFIKKDSIVNLDFKIEENPQSLYLKVGAHYDTTYKLSGLVNITDKHLLLRNDVLSVDLAFGDNIRAELNYFVDNGHFLSYGFNSMFNQLETSVNLGDDNNTSINFEHSNIYNYLYSQINFKNKFAISLGLEHQHIRRYTRTFIIDPNTDRTYFDKSNYLNFLAKLELDTYDKKSFPNNGYLIKSTFRTYLSSTDYNNNFNPISQARILLEGIKTISNTVSLFLQADGGVSITSNNQENLNYGIGGYGNNFVYNYVPFYGYTFSELVGNSYLKTAASLRYRFYKKNYLDFYANYAIVTDDVFHFLKHQPFFKNAKTGYSIGYSADSFIGPIDVRYAWSPENRNDAIYISVGFWF, encoded by the coding sequence ATGGATTCTATTTTCAAGAAACCTAAAATTGGTTTGGTGCTAAGTGGTGGAGGCGCCAAAGGGTTTTCTCATATTGGTGTATTAAAAGCCATTGAAAAAGCAGGATTAAAAATAGATTATATTGGAGGAACCAGTATGGGTGCTGCTGTAGGAGCCTTATATGCCACAGGGTATTCTGCTCAACAAATTGACTCCATTATCACCTCTATTCATTTTATGGATATGCTAACCGATAAAATGGATAGAAAATACGCTTCATTTTTCGACAAAAAACACGGTGAAAAATACCTGCTAAATCTCCCTATAAAAAACGGGAAAATAGGTCTTCCTCTAGCATTGTCTAAAGGACAAAGTACCTACAATAAACTAAGCGAACTATATTACCCTGTAGCTGATATCAACGATTTTTCTAAATTTCCTATTCCTTTTTTCTGTGTAACAACCAATATAGAAAATGGTAAAGGAATTGAAATCAACAGCGGATCATTACCCGAAGCCATTAGATCTAGTGCTTCTTTACCTACACTATTATCACCATACAAAATAGATTCTTTAAGAACTGTTATTGATGGAGGAATTGCTGATAATTTCCCTGTAGATATCATGAAAAAAAAGGGAGTTGATATTATTATAGGAGTAGATGTACAAGGAGTACTACAAAAACCAGAAAACATTAATTCTGCTTTAAAAGTAATTGATCAAATTATCAACTTTCAGTTGTATGGAGAAGAACATAATAAAACCAAAGAGGTCGATATTTATATTCATCCAGATGTATACAGTTACGGAATGGTTGATTTTGATAAAACAAGACAGTTAATTACGGAAGGAGAAAAATCTGCAGAAGAGTTTTTAGAAACCTTTGAAAAACTGGCCCAACAACAAGGCACAAATCCCAAAAAACATACACTATTAAATACGAATAACAAAAAATATATTATCAACGAAATAAACATTGAGGGTAGCGATAATTTTACCAGGAGATATATACGAGGTAAATTAAACATAAAACCAGGTGAAAAAATATCTAATGTTGAATTAAGTAATCGTATTAATTATTTAACACAAACTAAAAACTTTAACAGCATCCGATACGCTTTTATTAAAAAAGATAGCATAGTTAATTTAGATTTTAAAATAGAAGAGAATCCCCAATCTCTATATTTAAAAGTTGGTGCTCACTACGACACCACTTACAAACTTTCTGGTCTTGTAAACATTACTGACAAACACCTGCTTTTAAGAAACGATGTTCTTTCTGTTGATCTTGCTTTTGGAGACAATATAAGAGCTGAGCTTAACTATTTTGTTGATAATGGACATTTTTTAAGTTATGGGTTTAACTCTATGTTTAATCAGCTAGAAACAAGTGTAAATCTTGGAGATGACAATAATACAAGTATAAATTTTGAACACAGTAATATCTACAACTATTTGTATTCTCAAATAAATTTTAAAAACAAGTTTGCTATTTCTTTAGGACTAGAACATCAACATATCCGTAGATACACACGTACTTTTATCATTGATCCTAATACCGATAGAACTTATTTTGATAAATCAAATTATCTAAACTTTTTAGCAAAACTAGAACTAGATACCTATGACAAAAAAAGCTTTCCTAACAATGGTTATTTAATCAAATCAACGTTTAGAACTTATTTATCATCTACAGATTATAACAATAATTTTAATCCTATTTCTCAAGCAAGAATACTGCTAGAGGGTATTAAAACCATTTCTAACACCGTTTCTTTATTTCTACAAGCTGATGGAGGTGTTTCTATTACTAGTAACAATCAAGAGAACTTAAACTATGGAATTGGTGGTTACGGAAACAATTTTGTTTATAATTATGTTCCTTTTTATGGATATACTTTTTCGGAACTTGTGGGGAATTCATACCTTAAAACTGCGGCATCTCTTCGTTATAGATTTTACAAAAAAAACTATCTAGATTTTTATGCTAATTACGCGATTGTTACAGATGATGTTTTTCATTTTTTAAAGCATCAACCTTTCTTTAAAAACGCAAAAACAGGTTATTCTATTGGTTATAGCGCTGATAGTTTTATAGGACCTATAGATGTTAGATACGCTTGGTCACCAGAAAACAGAAACGATGCCATTTATATAAGTGTTGGATTTTGGTTTTAA
- a CDS encoding ribonuclease E/G, which produces MKLELIIRSNSSDIDFALLRDGRLIELNNESNDNKISVGDIFLAKAGKVLKGLNASFVDVGYAKDGFLHYHDLGAQVNSLNSFLKKISTGNYKDFTLSKFQFEKDIDKGGSIDKVLKPKQNILVQIVKEPISTKGPRISSELSIAGRYLVLVPFSNRVSVSQKIDDPKEKERLKKLAKSIKPKGFGLILRTVAQGKKVAELDKDLQNSLQRWVDMCKRIPNTNTPTKVLSELNRASSILRDVLNDSFTSIVVDDEELATEIRDYIQEIDPKKVGIVKDYDGNTPIFEKYGIERQIKSAFGETVSMSKGAYLVIEHTEALHVIDVNSGNRSNKANSQQDTALEVNLIAATEIARQLRLRDMGGIIVVDFIDMNSNENRQQLFEHLKNEMATDRTKHKILPPSKFGLVQITRQRVRPETNIKTREPNPNKNGEVEAPIVLVSKIDVELRKILSTNKRNEKIFLHVHPFVAAYLKRKLKSQQRAWFAEHKKWIRIIPRDAYMYLQYKFSFKK; this is translated from the coding sequence ATGAAATTAGAATTAATAATTCGTTCCAATTCTTCTGATATAGATTTTGCATTACTTAGAGATGGTAGATTAATTGAGTTAAATAATGAATCTAACGATAATAAAATATCGGTAGGTGATATATTTTTAGCCAAAGCAGGAAAAGTTTTAAAAGGTTTAAACGCCTCTTTTGTTGATGTTGGTTATGCCAAAGATGGTTTTTTACATTACCATGATTTAGGTGCTCAAGTAAATTCTCTAAATAGTTTTTTAAAGAAAATAAGTACAGGTAATTACAAAGATTTTACGTTAAGCAAATTTCAATTTGAAAAAGATATTGACAAAGGAGGTAGTATTGACAAGGTTTTAAAACCAAAGCAAAACATTCTTGTTCAAATTGTAAAAGAACCTATATCTACTAAAGGACCACGAATTAGTTCTGAGTTGTCCATTGCTGGTAGGTATTTAGTTTTAGTCCCGTTTTCTAACAGAGTTTCTGTTTCTCAAAAGATTGATGATCCAAAAGAAAAAGAAAGATTAAAAAAACTGGCAAAAAGTATCAAACCTAAAGGGTTTGGACTAATTCTGCGCACAGTAGCACAAGGAAAAAAGGTTGCAGAATTAGACAAAGATTTACAAAATTCGCTACAACGATGGGTAGATATGTGTAAACGTATTCCAAATACAAATACACCTACCAAAGTTTTAAGCGAGTTAAATAGGGCATCTTCTATTCTTAGAGATGTTTTGAATGATTCTTTTACAAGTATTGTTGTTGATGATGAAGAATTAGCAACAGAAATACGAGATTACATTCAAGAAATAGATCCTAAAAAAGTCGGAATAGTTAAAGACTATGACGGCAATACTCCAATATTTGAAAAATATGGAATAGAAAGACAGATTAAATCTGCTTTTGGTGAAACCGTATCAATGAGTAAAGGTGCTTATTTGGTTATAGAACATACCGAAGCCCTACATGTTATTGATGTAAATAGTGGAAATAGATCTAATAAAGCCAATTCACAACAAGACACAGCGCTTGAAGTAAACTTAATTGCAGCAACCGAAATTGCACGTCAGCTAAGATTAAGAGACATGGGTGGAATTATAGTAGTCGATTTTATTGATATGAATAGCAATGAAAACAGACAACAACTATTTGAACATCTTAAAAATGAAATGGCTACTGATAGAACCAAACACAAAATTTTACCTCCAAGTAAGTTTGGTTTAGTGCAAATTACTCGTCAACGTGTTCGTCCAGAAACGAATATTAAAACGAGAGAACCTAATCCGAATAAAAACGGAGAAGTAGAGGCACCTATAGTGCTGGTTAGTAAGATTGATGTTGAACTAAGAAAAATCTTATCGACTAATAAACGTAACGAAAAAATCTTTTTACATGTACATCCTTTTGTGGCTGCTTATTTAAAAAGAAAACTAAAGTCTCAGCAAAGAGCTTGGTTTGCAGAACACAAAAAATGGATTCGTATTATTCCTAGAGATGCTTATATGTATTTACAGTATAAGTTTTCTTTTAAAAAGTAA
- a CDS encoding HU family DNA-binding protein, with translation MTKADLVTTIADKSGIEKADVLATVEAFMDEVKNALENGDNVYLRGFGSFVIKTRAEKTGRNISKNTTIKIPAHNIPAFKPAKTFTEGVKAKVEVK, from the coding sequence ATGACGAAAGCAGATTTAGTTACGACAATTGCAGATAAATCAGGAATTGAAAAAGCTGATGTTTTGGCAACTGTTGAAGCGTTTATGGATGAAGTAAAGAATGCTTTAGAGAACGGAGACAATGTTTACTTAAGAGGATTCGGAAGTTTTGTGATCAAAACTAGAGCTGAAAAGACAGGAAGAAACATTTCTAAGAACACAACAATTAAAATTCCAGCACATAATATCCCAGCATTTAAACCTGCGAAGACATTTACTGAAGGAGTTAAAGCAAAAGTAGAAGTAAAGTAG
- the mutY gene encoding A/G-specific adenine glycosylase, whose translation MKFYKILEMWYLNNKRDLPWRNSSNPYFIWLSEIILQQTRIQQGLDYYKVFIEHYPTVQDLANASEDEVLKDWQGLGYYSRARNLHFSAQYICNELNGVFPSTYKELLKLKGVGDYTASAIASICFNEKTAVVDGNVYRVLSRYFNINTPINSPKGIKYFKELAQELIKDANPKDYNQAIMDFGSMVCKPANPTCDTCVLADGCIAKAKNLINDLPVKEKKLKVKNKFFNFIVIDNGDFTVIEKRTGNGIWKNLYQFPLIETDKPVDDQALIEDPFFKNNYTKNPELTLYNPEPWVHKLTHQHLHTHFWILNTNSIDNFETTPWSNIDDFAVPKLIHNFLEEYNSK comes from the coding sequence ATGAAATTTTATAAGATACTGGAAATGTGGTATTTAAACAACAAGAGAGATTTGCCTTGGCGAAATTCTTCTAATCCGTATTTTATTTGGCTCTCAGAAATTATATTACAACAAACCAGAATTCAGCAAGGTTTGGACTATTACAAGGTATTTATAGAGCACTATCCTACTGTTCAAGACTTAGCAAATGCAAGCGAAGATGAAGTCTTAAAAGATTGGCAAGGATTAGGCTATTACTCTAGAGCAAGAAACCTACATTTTTCTGCTCAATATATATGTAACGAATTAAATGGTGTTTTTCCATCAACCTATAAAGAATTATTAAAACTAAAAGGAGTTGGAGATTATACAGCATCGGCAATTGCCTCGATTTGTTTTAACGAAAAAACCGCTGTAGTAGATGGTAACGTTTATAGAGTACTCTCTAGATACTTTAATATAAACACACCCATCAACTCACCAAAAGGGATTAAATATTTTAAAGAACTAGCTCAAGAACTTATTAAAGACGCCAATCCAAAAGATTATAATCAAGCTATTATGGATTTTGGGTCTATGGTGTGCAAACCTGCAAACCCAACCTGCGATACTTGTGTTTTAGCAGATGGCTGTATTGCTAAAGCCAAAAATCTTATTAATGATTTGCCTGTAAAAGAGAAAAAGCTAAAAGTTAAAAACAAGTTTTTTAACTTTATAGTTATAGATAATGGTGATTTTACTGTCATTGAAAAAAGAACGGGTAATGGAATTTGGAAAAACCTATATCAATTTCCTTTAATCGAAACAGATAAGCCTGTAGATGACCAAGCTTTAATTGAAGATCCTTTTTTTAAAAATAACTATACCAAAAATCCCGAATTAACCCTATACAACCCAGAACCATGGGTTCACAAATTAACACATCAACACCTACATACTCATTTTTGGATTTTAAACACAAATTCTATTGATAATTTTGAAACTACTCCTTGGAGTAATATTGATGATTTTGCGGTTCCTAAACTGATACACAATTTCTTGGAAGAGTATAATAGCAAATAA
- a CDS encoding single-stranded DNA-binding protein — protein MAGTLNKVMLIGHLGDNVKTHYFDGGGCVARFPLATNETYTNKTTGEKTTTTEWHNIVVRNKLAEICEKFLTKGDKVYCEGKIKTREWELEGVKKYTTEIHVVEMNFLSSKNENKHDNSAPGKSEPGQIIDDLPF, from the coding sequence ATGGCTGGTACTTTAAACAAGGTGATGCTTATAGGTCACTTAGGAGACAATGTTAAAACTCACTATTTTGATGGAGGTGGTTGCGTAGCTAGATTTCCATTAGCCACCAACGAAACTTACACCAACAAAACTACTGGTGAAAAAACTACAACAACTGAATGGCATAATATTGTAGTTAGAAATAAATTAGCCGAAATTTGCGAGAAATTTTTAACCAAAGGAGATAAAGTTTATTGCGAAGGAAAAATTAAGACTAGAGAATGGGAATTAGAAGGGGTAAAAAAATACACTACCGAAATTCACGTTGTTGAAATGAATTTTTTATCTTCAAAGAACGAAAATAAACACGATAATTCTGCTCCAGGAAAATCAGAACCTGGACAAATTATTGACGATTTACCATTTTAA
- the gldE gene encoding gliding motility-associated protein GldE, whose translation MPEPIYDTGIPINTIIDCLITLGLLICSALISGSEVAFFSLTKSELDHLESLDNGNAKKLSKLISKPKRLLANILVANNAINILIVLLFASLGEVFFSDLTYKLNLILFKVNIRFLIEVVLITFIILIFGEVLPKIYATRNAKEFALLMSPVLLLLDKVFILLTGPLTGISNIIEKRLRSSKSNFSVDDLSQALELTSEEETTAEQKNILEGIVNFGNTETVQIMNPRMDICAISKKASFIEVLEIISDKGFSRNPVYDNNIDEIIGVLYTKDLLPHLHKKTFNWIPLIREPFFVPENKKLDDLLIDFQERKNHLAIVVDEYGGTSGLVTLEDVIEEIVGDISDEFDEVDLSYSKIDEKNYVFDGKINLKDFCKVLELDEISFEKDKGESETLAGLLLELSGRFPRKFEKIDYQNLTFTVEAIDRKRIKQIKVAIA comes from the coding sequence TTGCCTGAGCCCATATACGATACCGGAATACCAATAAACACAATTATAGATTGCCTTATTACTTTAGGCTTATTAATCTGCTCTGCATTAATCTCTGGATCTGAAGTTGCATTCTTCTCTTTAACCAAATCAGAATTAGACCATTTAGAAAGTTTAGATAATGGTAACGCGAAAAAGTTATCCAAACTAATTTCTAAACCCAAAAGACTTCTGGCAAATATTTTAGTTGCTAACAATGCCATTAATATTTTAATTGTTTTGCTTTTTGCAAGTCTTGGAGAAGTGTTTTTTAGCGATTTAACCTACAAATTAAACCTTATACTTTTTAAAGTAAACATCCGATTCTTGATAGAAGTAGTACTTATTACATTTATCATTTTAATTTTTGGAGAGGTTTTACCTAAAATTTACGCAACTAGAAATGCTAAAGAATTTGCACTTTTAATGAGCCCTGTACTTCTTTTATTAGACAAAGTTTTTATCTTATTAACTGGTCCTTTAACTGGAATTTCTAATATTATAGAAAAAAGATTAAGAAGTAGTAAAAGTAATTTTTCTGTGGATGATTTATCTCAAGCACTAGAGCTTACCTCCGAAGAGGAAACTACTGCAGAACAAAAAAATATTCTCGAAGGAATTGTAAATTTTGGAAACACAGAAACGGTGCAAATTATGAATCCTAGAATGGATATATGCGCTATTTCTAAAAAAGCAAGTTTTATAGAAGTTTTAGAAATTATTTCAGACAAAGGTTTTTCTAGAAATCCTGTATACGACAATAATATTGATGAAATTATAGGGGTATTATACACAAAAGATTTACTCCCTCATTTACATAAAAAAACATTTAACTGGATTCCACTTATTAGAGAACCCTTTTTTGTTCCCGAAAATAAAAAACTTGATGACCTGCTAATCGATTTTCAAGAGCGTAAAAACCACTTAGCCATTGTCGTTGATGAATATGGTGGAACTAGCGGATTGGTTACCTTAGAAGATGTTATTGAAGAGATTGTTGGAGATATTAGCGATGAATTTGATGAAGTAGATTTATCTTATTCCAAAATTGATGAAAAAAATTATGTTTTTGATGGTAAAATAAACCTTAAAGATTTTTGCAAAGTTTTAGAACTTGATGAAATTTCTTTTGAAAAGGACAAAGGAGAATCTGAAACTTTAGCAGGGTTATTGCTTGAATTGTCTGGTAGATTCCCAAGAAAATTTGAGAAAATTGACTATCAAAACCTTACGTTTACTGTAGAAGCTATAGATCGTAAACGAATCAAACAAATAAAAGTAGCCATTGCCTAA
- the gldD gene encoding gliding motility lipoprotein GldD, producing the protein MRIFSAFLSFSLLLMSCEQDVMPKPNAYLKLSYPKANYQKSNIQLPYHFQYSNQAILSRQYQFWSDLHYPKLNADINMTYQKVENNLTQLMTDAEKLTYKHALKADHIEMHPYENANKKVYAKLFEVSGNAASSIQFQATDSTKHFLSGALYFDARPNYDSILPAIDYIKKDIEKLIETLEWKN; encoded by the coding sequence ATGAGAATATTTTCAGCTTTCCTTAGTTTTTCATTACTCCTTATGAGTTGTGAGCAAGATGTTATGCCAAAACCAAATGCATATTTAAAACTAAGCTACCCCAAAGCAAATTATCAAAAAAGCAATATTCAACTTCCTTATCATTTTCAATATTCTAATCAAGCCATTTTAAGTCGTCAATATCAATTTTGGTCAGATTTACACTACCCTAAATTAAATGCTGATATTAATATGACCTATCAAAAAGTTGAAAACAACTTAACGCAACTGATGACTGATGCTGAAAAACTAACCTATAAACACGCTTTAAAAGCAGATCATATTGAAATGCATCCATACGAAAACGCTAACAAAAAAGTATATGCTAAATTATTTGAGGTTTCTGGAAATGCAGCTTCTAGTATTCAATTCCAAGCCACAGACTCTACCAAACACTTTTTAAGTGGAGCCTTATATTTTGATGCACGACCAAATTACGACTCAATTTTACCCGCAATTGATTATATAAAGAAAGATATTGAAAAACTAATTGAAACCTTAGAGTGGAAAAATTAA
- a CDS encoding COX15/CtaA family protein, producing MKLSLSKTLNIAIVSVYLIFLAGSVVRMTGSGMGCPDWPKCFGHYIPPTSEEQLTWKPNTPFKKGYIIIHNDALFVANTSLTTSSQFNPENWSAYKKHEYAKFNVYHTYTEYINRLASVLSGFVFLALLWTVTFGSNKRRGVAPLVYIAFLGMLFEAWLGKVVVDSFLTPYIITLHMIGGLLIIGLLLRAKFLLEATPSFSNKYNKTFHVLLIISLIMMIGQILLGTQVRQYVDEQVKLFGFEQKEFRLLNPSFKFYFHRSFTIAIIVVNALLYWVNQKYNLGFRGVKYVVFLLLFEALSGVLMYYVNFPFGTQAVHLLTGAMLFGVLLYMLFTSLRLKRFSS from the coding sequence ATGAAGTTGAGTTTATCCAAAACATTAAATATTGCCATAGTATCTGTTTATTTAATTTTTTTAGCAGGTTCTGTGGTTAGAATGACTGGGTCAGGAATGGGATGTCCGGATTGGCCTAAATGTTTTGGTCATTATATTCCACCAACTTCAGAAGAACAATTAACTTGGAAACCTAATACACCTTTTAAAAAAGGGTATATCATTATTCATAATGATGCGCTTTTTGTGGCAAATACTAGTTTAACTACTTCATCTCAATTTAACCCAGAAAATTGGTCAGCATATAAAAAGCATGAGTATGCTAAGTTTAATGTATATCATACTTATACCGAATATATAAATAGGTTGGCATCTGTGCTTTCTGGTTTTGTGTTTTTGGCTTTGTTATGGACTGTAACTTTTGGTTCTAATAAAAGAAGAGGAGTAGCTCCTTTGGTATATATTGCCTTTTTAGGAATGTTGTTTGAGGCTTGGTTAGGTAAAGTAGTAGTCGATAGTTTTTTAACTCCATATATTATTACTTTACATATGATTGGAGGTCTGTTGATTATAGGTTTGTTATTACGAGCTAAGTTTTTATTAGAGGCAACACCATCATTTAGTAATAAATACAATAAAACTTTTCATGTGTTGTTAATCATTTCGTTAATCATGATGATTGGTCAAATTTTATTAGGAACGCAGGTAAGACAATATGTAGATGAGCAAGTAAAGTTATTTGGTTTTGAGCAAAAAGAATTTAGATTGCTAAACCCTAGTTTTAAGTTTTATTTCCATAGGTCATTTACCATTGCTATTATTGTGGTTAACGCACTTTTATATTGGGTAAATCAGAAATACAATTTAGGATTTAGAGGGGTTAAGTATGTGGTGTTTTTGTTGTTGTTTGAGGCTCTTTCTGGAGTATTAATGTACTACGTAAATTTCCCTTTTGGAACTCAAGCGGTACATTTGTTAACAGGAGCAATGTTGTTTGGAGTGTTGCTTTATATGCTTTTTACTTCTCTTAGATTAAAAAGATTTTCATCTTAA